The Chitinophaga pinensis DSM 2588 region AGAACTCGAAAGTAAAAGACGCGAAGGCAGCAGCTGAGTCCAAAGTTTGGACTAAAGTAATCAGAGCTGTACGTTCTCCTAAAACTGGTGCATACTCTTTCAAAGAGTCTATCGTGCACAAGGATAAAGTTGTGGAGCACATTAACCAGAAGTAATTCGGCTTTACCAATTATACTATAAAAGCTGTCCGTTATCAGGACAGCTTTTTGTGTTGGTAATAAGTATGCTAATGCCAGTTATATCTTTTTTCTATATAACTGCCACTAAACGCTGAGCCCCAATAGTCAATACGCTACTAGTATGGAGTATTTTCTGTAACTTAACGCCTTAACAATCGACTACCGTCAATACATATCCTATTGACGCCGGACTGTCGGTCGCAAAAGAATAACCATGAGTTTTTTCAATAAGCTATTTTCAAGGGAGAAGAAAGAAAGCCTGGACCAGGGATTACAAAAGACGAAAGATAGTTTTCTTACCAAAATAGGCCGTGCCATTGCGGGTAAAACCACCGTTGATACAGAAGTACTGGACAGCCTGGAAGAAGCACTGGTATCTGCTGATGTTGGTGTGGATACAACCGTACAGATCATTGACCGAATAGAAAAACGCGTATCGAAAGATAAGTACCTCGGTACCGCAGAACTGAACAAGATCCTGCAGGAAGAAATTGCAGGTCTGCTCGTAGATGCTCCGGATAGCGGATTCCGTGACTTTGATGTGCCGGCTGATAAGAAGCCTTATGTCATCATGGTTGTCGGCGTAAACGGTGTTGGTAAAACGACCACTATCGGTAAACTGGCTTATAACTTCAAGAAAGCGGGTAAGTCTGTATTACTCGGCGCTGCAGATACGTTTAGAGCCGCAGCGGTTGATCAGCTGACCATCTGGAGTGACCGTGTAGGTGTACCGATCGTAAAACAGCAGATGGGTTCCGATCCGGGAGCTGTTGCCTTCGATACCGTACAAAGTGGCGCTGCAAAGGGATCTGAAGTGATCATTATCGATACCGCAGGTCGTCTGCACAACAAAGCCCATCTCATGGATGAACTGAGTAAGATCAAACGTGTGATGAAGAAAGTGATTCCGGATGCGCCGCATGAGGTGCTGCTGGTATTAGATGGTTCTACCGGACAGAATGCGCTGGAACAGGCCCGTCATTTTACAGCGGCTACCGAAGTAACTGCACTGGCTATTACCAAACTGGATGGTACCGCTAAAGGTGGCGTCGTACTGGCAATCGCTAATCAGTTTAAAATACCGGTGAAGTATATCGGTATCGGTGAGAAAATGGAGGATCTGCAGGTATTCAGTAAAGAGGAATTCGTAGACTCACTGTTTAGCATAAAAGAGTAATAAACACAGTAAGTGTTTGATGATAATGAAAAGAGACCTTAATGGTCTCTTTTTTTTGTTGGTAGCTGTTGCGTCGACCCATATCTGCTATGCGCAGCGGCATTATTATTGCGGTGTTTGCTTTGGCAGATACTACCATCTGCTTTACGCTCAATATCCTTACCCGGCAAAAGGCCGGTGTATCTATTGTTTCACGTACTCATTAATGTATCTTCTTTATGCATTTAACCTCCATAGATCGCGTAGAGAGTATTTCAGCTGAAGTATTCCGTAAGAAGTATTTCGAACCACGGAAACCATTAGTGATTACCGGCCTGAGTAGAAACTGGCCGGCATATGAGAAATGGACCTGGGATTATTTCAAATCCATCGTAGGGCAACAGACGGTAGGATTATATAATAATGAACGTGCAGGGGCCAAAACCCTGGTAAATGGGGCAGATACCTACATCAGCTTTGGAGAATACCTGGATATGGTCAGAAAAGGACCGGTACAACTCCGGATATTCCTGTTTAACATCTTCCAGCATGCCCCTGAAATAGTGAAGGATTTCACATGGCCGGATCAGCTGCTATCCGGTTTTCTGAAGAAGTATCCCATGCTCTTTGTGGGCGGGGCGGGGTCGGTCGCCCATATGCATTACGATATTGATCTCTCTCATATTTTCCATACACAGTTTATCGGACGAAAAAGGGTGTTATTGCTGGAAAACAGGCAATCTCCGTATATATACCGGATGCCTTTTACGGTGGAGAGTGCCGCCAGCTTTGTGAACTGGCATGATCACCTGGATACCGAGCATTTCCCGGCACTGGAGAAAGCCCAGGCGTATACAACGGTGCTGGAGCATGGTGATACACTGTTTATGCCAGGTGGTTACTGGCATCATATGGAATATATGGACAGCGGTTTTGCGATGAGTCTGCGGGCATTGGATGAGACGTTGACGGGAAAGCTGAATGGGTTGTATCATATCGTCGGACTCAGAAGTATGAACAACCTCCTGATCAGACTGGCGCCGGAATGGTGGTATCATTACAAAAGAAAAGTGGCCAGAAGACGGGCAGAAAGGGTTTTGGAAGCTGCCGGATGAGCCCATAGACTGCTAATAATAGGAAGAATTCATATATTTCACATCATCAAAATATTGTTTTAACATACAATTCGCAATTGGTAATTGACAATTCACAATTAAGTATTACCTTTGCATTTCTTAGTTAAATAACCCCCACTTAGGCTCATAGTCACATAACAGTAAGTCTCGCTGTTCTCTTCAATTCGTGTCTGGATGTCTTCGTGGCGGTAAGCAACTGGGTGTCAGGCCCTCTTGCCAGATTAAAATATTCGCGCTTGAAGACAAAAACTTTAAAGAAAGATAAGGTTAATATTATTACGCTTGGCTGTTCCAAGAATATGGTTGATTCTGAAGTGCTCAGCGGTCAGTTACTGGCCAATGAAATCGATGTGGTGCATGAAAGCGCCAAAAAGGATCACAATATCGTTGTTGTAAATACCTGTGGCTTTATTGATAAGGCCAAGGAGGAATCTATCAACACCATCCTGGAACAGATTGAGTTGAAAAATCGGGGTCGCCTGGAGAAAGTATATGTAACAGGTTGTCTTAGCGAGCGTTATCGCGGAGACCTGGAAAGTGAAATTCCTGGTGTAGATGCCTGGTTTGGTACAATGGAGTTGCCATTGATCCTGAAAAAGTTCGATGCTGATTATAAGGCAGAGCTGATCGGTGAACGTCTGCTGGCTACTCCTACGCACTATGCTTACCTGAAAATTGCTGAAGGATGTAACCGTACCTGCTCATTTTGCGCTATTCCGTTGATGCGCGGTGGTCACGTATCCCGTCCTATCGAGCAACTGGTAGCAGAAGCGGAAAAACTGGTGAATTCAGGTGTGAAGGAGATCATGCTGATTGCACAGGAACTGACTTATTACGGTCTGGATCTGTACAAGGAGCGTAGACTGGCCGACCTCTTAAGAGCGCTGGCACAGGTGAAAGGTCTGGAATGGATCCGTCTGCATTATGCTTACCCGCACAAATTCCCGATGGAAGTGCTGGACGTAATGAATGAATTCCCGAATATTTGTAAGTATATTGATATGCCGTTGCAACACGCGGCCGATAATATGCTCAAATCCATGAAACGTCAGATTACACGCGTTGAAATGGAAGATCTGATTACCGCTATCCGTGCAAAAGTACCCGGCATCTGTCTGCGTACCACGCTGATCACCGGTTATCCGGGTGAGACGCTGGAAGACGTGGAAGAGACCAAACGCTTCCTTGAGAAGATGCGCTTGGACAGGGTAGGCGTATTTACGTATAGTCACGAGGAAGGTACCAGTGCTTACGAGCTGGAAGATAATATCCCTGCGGAAGAAAAAGAACGCAGGGCACAGGATATCATGGAAACGCAACAGGAAATTTCCCTGGAGAAAAACCAGGAAAAAGTTGGCCAGGTATTCCGTGTAATCGTAGACAAAAAAGAATCAGGCCGTTACCTGGCTCGCACAGAATTCGATTCTGTGGAAGTAGATAATGAAGTAATCATTAATACCAGCAAACGCCTGAAACCCGGAGAATTTGTTAATGTCAGGATCACCAAGGCATATGATTATGACCTGGAAGGGGAACTGGTGTAAACAATGATGAGTGTGATCCATTGTGATTGTTGACCGGCACTAAATTTTATTTCAAGAGTAATCAGTTTAACAAAACTGAATAGTATACCAAGGCTCCCGACGGAGCCTGATCAAAGCAAATCAATGACTACATTTGAAACTTTAGGCTTACAGGAGCCCATCTTAAAAGGAATCCAGGACCTGGGATTTATTGCACCTACGCCAATTCAGGAAAAAGCTATTCCTGTGTTATTGGGTGGTGACCGGGACTTTGTAGGTTTGGCCCAGACGGGTACAGGAAAGACGGCAGCATTTGGCCTGCCGCTGTTACAGCAGATCGATATTAAACAACGTCATCCACAGGGATTGATTTTGTGTCCAACACGTGAATTATGTTTGCAGATCACCAATGACCTGAAAAACTTCAGTAAACACCTGGGTGATGTAAGCATCGTAGCGGTGTATGGTGGTTCAAGCATCGTGCAGCAGCTGCGCGATCTGAAAAGAGGAGTGCACATCGTAGTGGCAACTCCCGGCCGTTTGCTCGATATCATCGAAAGAAAGGCAGTAAATTTTGCGAATGTACGTTATGTTGTACTGGATGAAGCAGATGAAATGCTGAATATGGGCTTCCAGGAAGACATCAATAATATATTATCCAATACGCCTGAAGAGAAAACCACCTGGTTGTTCTCAGCTACCATGCCTCAGGAAGTACGCCGCATTGCGCAGAAGTACATGTCAGATCCTTTCGAACTGACCGTAGGTAATAAAAACAGCGGTAACGCTAACATCGAACACGAATACTACGTAGTACGTCCGCGTGAAAAATACGCAGCACTGAAACGTATCGTGGATTACAACCCTGAGATTTTTGGTATCATTTTTACCCGTACTAAAATAGAATCACAGGAAATCGCGGAATCACTTATCCGTGACGGTTATAATGCAGATGCCCTGCATGGTGACCTGACGCAGCAGCAGCGTGATAAGGTAATGAAACGCTTCCGTGAAAAATCATTACAGGTACTGGTAGCAACGGACGTTGCAGCCCGTGGTATCGACGTTGACAACGTAACACACGTAATCAACTACGAACTGCCTGATGATGTAGAAAACTACACACACCGTAGTGGTCGTACCGCACGTGCCGGTAAGTCTGGTATTTCCATCGCGATCATTACTGGTCGTGATACCGGAAAGATCCGTCAGATCGAAAGAGTGATCGGTAAGAAATTCACTAAAGTAGACGTGCCTGATGGTTTCGCAGTATGTGAAAAACAACTGTTCGGCCTCGTTCATAAAGTGCACAACGTAGTTGTAAACGAAGAGCAGATCGAACCATACCTGGAACGCATATTTGAAGAGTTTGCGTCCATGACCAAAGAAGAGATCATCAAACGCTTTGCTTCTCTTGAATTCAATCAGTTCCTGGAATATTATCAGGATGCACCTGATCTGAATGTGAAAGAAGAAAGAAGATCTGCTGAAGGTGGAGAACGCAGAAGTAGCAACGGTAAATTTACCCGTCTGTTTATCAACCTTGGTTCGGTAGATGACTTCACCCGTGGTGATATGTTACGTTACCTGTGCGACACCAGTGGTGTACGTGGTAACAAAATAGGTCGTATCGATCTGAAAGGTGTTTATTCCTTCTTCGAAGTAGAGAATGATGTTGTGGAGAAATTCCAGCAGACCTTCAAGAAAGCAGAATACAATGGTCGTAGCGTACGTATCGAAATGTCTCAGGATGGCGATAAACGTCGTTCGGGTGGCGGTGGCCGTCCTCCACGTGAAGGTGGTAGCGGTGGCAGACGCTGGGAAGGTAGCAACAGCGGTGGCGCAGGCGCCGGTGGCAGCCGTGCTGGTGGTTTCAGAAAGAGATACTAGTCGGTAGACTGAAGTAATAATAATTGTGAGTCCGTAGGAGATAGTCTGACTATTTCTTACGGACTTTCTCTTTTTCAATTAAGAATTAGGAATTAAGAATTAAGAATTGGAATGCAGCGTAGATCTTCACGGCAGTCTTTAATTCTTAATTCCTAATTCTTAATTCCTAATTCTTAATTCCTAATTTCTTTTCCGGTCTGATACTTGATGGTGTTAGTATTTAAGCTATATTGTTACTCTTAGCAGTACCCTATTATGACAGTAAATAAAAAGTCGAAGTTACAGCCGGTAGTACCCTTTTCCCTGCTTTCCGCCAGGGATGTAGAACTGTTTCAGGAAGGAACTCACGCGCACCTGTATGAGAAATTCGGGGCGCATACATTGGAATATGAAGGCGTAAAAGGAACTTATTTCGCTGTCTGGGCGCCTAATGCTGCATATGTATCCGTTATCGGAGATTTCAACGAATGGGATCATTATAGTCACACTTTGTACCCGAGATGGGACAAGTCCGGCATATGGGAAGGCTTCATCCCACAGGTAAAAAAAGGCGCGCTCTATAAATATTTTATCCGATCCAATTCCGGGGAAGAACTGCGAAAAGGAGATCCTTACGCTAACTATTGGGAACAGCGTCCGTTGACGGCTTCTGTAACCTGGCAGCTGGATTATAAATGGAAAGACAAGCGCTGGATGGAACAGCGTCATAAACATAATAGCCTGGAAAGTCCTTTCAGTGTATATGAAGTACACCTGGGCTCCTGGCGCCGGCCTGATAAATCTAATCACGAATTATTCTATACATACGCGGAAATAGCCGCCATGCTGGTACCTTACGTAAAGGATATGGGTTTCACCCATGTGGAACTGATGCCGGTCATGGAGCATCCTTTTGATGGTTCCTGGGGATACCAGGGTACCGGTTATTATGCACCTACTTCAAGATACGGTTCTCCGCAGGATTTCATGGCTTTTGTCGACGCATTTCATCATGCAGGTATAGGTGTCATCCTGGACTGGGTGCCTTCTCATTTCCCTTATGACGCCCATGGATTGTACAGATTCGATGGCGCGCATACTTACGAGTATGCCGACATGCGTAAGGGCTATCATCCTGACTGGAACAGCTATATTTTCAACTATGCCCGTAGCGAGGTACGTTCATTCCTGCTCAGTAATGCCGTATTCTGGCTGGAGAAATACCATATAGACGGGCTGCGGGTGGATGCCGTCGCCTCCATGATTCACCTGAATTACTCCCGTGAGGCAGGGGCATGGGAGCCCAATGAACTGGGAGGAGAGGAGAACCTGGAAGCAGTGTCGTTCCTGAAACATATGAATGAGACGATCTACAAATTGTTTCCGGATGTGCAGACGATCGCAGAGGAATCTACCAACTTCTATGGCGTATCCCGACCTGTTTATATGGGTGGACTTGGATTTGGTATGAAATGGATGATGGGCTGGATGAATGATACCCTGGCTTATTTTAAGCGCGATCCTTATCACCGTAAATGGCACCAGGATCAGCTGACCTTCAGTATTGCCTATGCATTTACGGAGAATTTCATGCTGCCGCTCAGCCATGATGAAGTGGTACACGGTAAATCGCCTATGATGTATAAAATGCCGGGCGATGACTGGCAGAAGCTGGCCAACTTACGCCTGATGTACAGTTATATGTTTACCCATCCTGGTACTAAACTGCTGTTCATGGGCGATGAATTCGGACAGACAACCGAGTGGAATTATAAATCAGAACTGGACTGGCATCTGCTGGAACACCTCTCTCACCAGGGCTTACAGCGGTACGTTAAAGCGCTGAATCACCTGTATACCTCCGAACCCGCATTATATATCAAACAATTCGAGTACTATGGCTTCGAATGGGTGAATGTATCGGATTATGATAATAGTATACTGGCCTATCTCCGTAAGAGCTACAAACCGGAAGAAGATATGCTGATCGTGCTCAATATGACCCCGGCAGCCCATGAGCTGTATCAGTTAGGTATAGACGGCGGCGGCACATGGCAGGAGATTCTTAATAGCGATCACGCCGAGTTTTTTGGTAGTGGAGTAGTGAATGCAGGCATATTGGAGGCACAGGCGCTTCCCCTGAACGGAAAAACCCATTCTTTACAACTCCGCATCCCCCCGCTGGGCGCGAGTATTTTCAAAAGAGCAATAAAATAACCATATAAAGGTTGATGGTCCCGATATTAAGGATATATAAGAGTTTTTACTACTGTGTTAAACTTTTGTTTATTTTTGCTATCTAAATACTGCCTTACTCAGAGAAGTACTCTTCTGACGCGGCGTATTATTAACCATAAACCATTCTTTTTATGAAGACCTATCTCCGAACCACCGGATGGGGACTAGCCGCATTATTGCTGTTGGCTTTCGTTTTCCATGCCTGCCAGAAGGACAATTCCGCGTCCTTGTCACCTGGTCCAGGGCAACAAAGACTAAACATTTATTTGTCAGATGATCCGGGATTTTTCGACAACGTATTCCTGGACATCCGCAAGGTGCAGGTGTTGGTAGATACCTGCGAAACTACCCGCGGCAACGACGACAACTGGGGCGATGATTATCACCGCTGCTGGTGGTGGGAAGACCGCCGCGACAACAAAGACAGTTGTCAGGTATGGGATTCTCTGGG contains the following coding sequences:
- a CDS encoding DUF4295 family protein codes for the protein MAKAASKNSKVKDAKAAAESKVWTKVIRAVRSPKTGAYSFKESIVHKDKVVEHINQK
- the ftsY gene encoding signal recognition particle-docking protein FtsY produces the protein MSFFNKLFSREKKESLDQGLQKTKDSFLTKIGRAIAGKTTVDTEVLDSLEEALVSADVGVDTTVQIIDRIEKRVSKDKYLGTAELNKILQEEIAGLLVDAPDSGFRDFDVPADKKPYVIMVVGVNGVGKTTTIGKLAYNFKKAGKSVLLGAADTFRAAAVDQLTIWSDRVGVPIVKQQMGSDPGAVAFDTVQSGAAKGSEVIIIDTAGRLHNKAHLMDELSKIKRVMKKVIPDAPHEVLLVLDGSTGQNALEQARHFTAATEVTALAITKLDGTAKGGVVLAIANQFKIPVKYIGIGEKMEDLQVFSKEEFVDSLFSIKE
- a CDS encoding cupin-like domain-containing protein — translated: MHLTSIDRVESISAEVFRKKYFEPRKPLVITGLSRNWPAYEKWTWDYFKSIVGQQTVGLYNNERAGAKTLVNGADTYISFGEYLDMVRKGPVQLRIFLFNIFQHAPEIVKDFTWPDQLLSGFLKKYPMLFVGGAGSVAHMHYDIDLSHIFHTQFIGRKRVLLLENRQSPYIYRMPFTVESAASFVNWHDHLDTEHFPALEKAQAYTTVLEHGDTLFMPGGYWHHMEYMDSGFAMSLRALDETLTGKLNGLYHIVGLRSMNNLLIRLAPEWWYHYKRKVARRRAERVLEAAG
- the rimO gene encoding 30S ribosomal protein S12 methylthiotransferase RimO, whose translation is MKTKTLKKDKVNIITLGCSKNMVDSEVLSGQLLANEIDVVHESAKKDHNIVVVNTCGFIDKAKEESINTILEQIELKNRGRLEKVYVTGCLSERYRGDLESEIPGVDAWFGTMELPLILKKFDADYKAELIGERLLATPTHYAYLKIAEGCNRTCSFCAIPLMRGGHVSRPIEQLVAEAEKLVNSGVKEIMLIAQELTYYGLDLYKERRLADLLRALAQVKGLEWIRLHYAYPHKFPMEVLDVMNEFPNICKYIDMPLQHAADNMLKSMKRQITRVEMEDLITAIRAKVPGICLRTTLITGYPGETLEDVEETKRFLEKMRLDRVGVFTYSHEEGTSAYELEDNIPAEEKERRAQDIMETQQEISLEKNQEKVGQVFRVIVDKKESGRYLARTEFDSVEVDNEVIINTSKRLKPGEFVNVRITKAYDYDLEGELV
- a CDS encoding DEAD/DEAH box helicase, which encodes MTTFETLGLQEPILKGIQDLGFIAPTPIQEKAIPVLLGGDRDFVGLAQTGTGKTAAFGLPLLQQIDIKQRHPQGLILCPTRELCLQITNDLKNFSKHLGDVSIVAVYGGSSIVQQLRDLKRGVHIVVATPGRLLDIIERKAVNFANVRYVVLDEADEMLNMGFQEDINNILSNTPEEKTTWLFSATMPQEVRRIAQKYMSDPFELTVGNKNSGNANIEHEYYVVRPREKYAALKRIVDYNPEIFGIIFTRTKIESQEIAESLIRDGYNADALHGDLTQQQRDKVMKRFREKSLQVLVATDVAARGIDVDNVTHVINYELPDDVENYTHRSGRTARAGKSGISIAIITGRDTGKIRQIERVIGKKFTKVDVPDGFAVCEKQLFGLVHKVHNVVVNEEQIEPYLERIFEEFASMTKEEIIKRFASLEFNQFLEYYQDAPDLNVKEERRSAEGGERRSSNGKFTRLFINLGSVDDFTRGDMLRYLCDTSGVRGNKIGRIDLKGVYSFFEVENDVVEKFQQTFKKAEYNGRSVRIEMSQDGDKRRSGGGGRPPREGGSGGRRWEGSNSGGAGAGGSRAGGFRKRY
- the glgB gene encoding 1,4-alpha-glucan branching protein GlgB encodes the protein MTVNKKSKLQPVVPFSLLSARDVELFQEGTHAHLYEKFGAHTLEYEGVKGTYFAVWAPNAAYVSVIGDFNEWDHYSHTLYPRWDKSGIWEGFIPQVKKGALYKYFIRSNSGEELRKGDPYANYWEQRPLTASVTWQLDYKWKDKRWMEQRHKHNSLESPFSVYEVHLGSWRRPDKSNHELFYTYAEIAAMLVPYVKDMGFTHVELMPVMEHPFDGSWGYQGTGYYAPTSRYGSPQDFMAFVDAFHHAGIGVILDWVPSHFPYDAHGLYRFDGAHTYEYADMRKGYHPDWNSYIFNYARSEVRSFLLSNAVFWLEKYHIDGLRVDAVASMIHLNYSREAGAWEPNELGGEENLEAVSFLKHMNETIYKLFPDVQTIAEESTNFYGVSRPVYMGGLGFGMKWMMGWMNDTLAYFKRDPYHRKWHQDQLTFSIAYAFTENFMLPLSHDEVVHGKSPMMYKMPGDDWQKLANLRLMYSYMFTHPGTKLLFMGDEFGQTTEWNYKSELDWHLLEHLSHQGLQRYVKALNHLYTSEPALYIKQFEYYGFEWVNVSDYDNSILAYLRKSYKPEEDMLIVLNMTPAAHELYQLGIDGGGTWQEILNSDHAEFFGSGVVNAGILEAQALPLNGKTHSLQLRIPPLGASIFKRAIK